The Thermotoga maritima MSB8 region CGTACTCTACGTATTTCTCTCCACCACTCTTTGCTTCCTCGAATGCTTTCTCAAAGCCACCTAGTTCCTTCACGTCTTTCATGAAGTTCCCCATGTCTTTGTGGATCAGTACTTTCCCGTCGCTTGTGACAAGAAGCCCGTAGCCGCTCTTGCTCGCTTTCCCTTCTTCTACAACCGCTTTCCAGAGATCGGTGTTCTCAGAGAGGGATATACCTAATGCTATCAGTCCAGATGGTTCTGAACCGAACGTTGTAACTCCCTCCACGAAAAGCAAAACAGGCTTTCCATCGATGGATTCGGCAAGGACAAGCGAAGTTTTGTTTTTTTCCTTCATAAGGCTGAGGTACTTTTCGTACTCTGAATAGTTCTTCTCTTCTATTTTTTCTGGTAAAACCAAATAAGCGGATTCGCTCATCTCATCGACAACAATACCAACGGAGACTGTATCCGTAGCCCCCTGAAGAACAGACTGAAGGTTCGAAGCAATCGTGTACCCTCCTATGAGAGAGCTGCCAAGGAGGGTTTTCAGATTTCTTTGAACCTCGTTCAGCTTCTGGGAGATGTATTTTGAAAGAGAAGACACCGACTTCTCCATGTAATCTTTTGCGTTGCTGATGAGAAGAGACGAGGTACTTCTCTGAACCAGATAAGCACTGAGAACAAAAGAAACAAGAATCACAACCATTATGAATATGATTCTGAATCTTATGTTCATCTCGCATCTCTCCTTTTATGGTTCTGAAACATCCCCGGCGCAAAGCACCGGGGATGTGTCTCATTGAGGGCTCACCGTGACATCATCGAAATAAATCGTAGTTGCCGTTCCTTCTCCGAGTTCGAAACTGATCTGAACGACCTCATCCGCATCGTCTGGATGCGTGTAGGTGAACGTGAACGTCTGCCAGTCCGCTGTGAGATTCACCGTTTGAGCAAAATAGTTGGTCCAGGGATCGTGATTCTGCAGAATTTTCACATTTATAGGTCTTGGTGTATCCGCTTTTGCTTTGAAAGAAATGGTGTAGGTTTTTCCTCTGTAAAGACCTATCCACTGGTTGAACTGAATATGCCACGTGTCAGTTCCAGGATCGGCTATCGTGATATAAGCGTAGCCATCCCTGACACCGTAATCGGAGACCCTGGCACCGCTGATCCCGTAATCTCCCGCCTGCCAAATGAACCATTCGTCCGGGTTGTTGGCCTGATCGTTCACAATAGGTTCGTCGAAAGTGCCGTTATTTATCTGTTCATAGGTCACCTCGGGACCTGCCTGCTGCTGTGCTTGTTCATATTCGCAGTCATCCACTTCCCCGGTGATTGTTTCCGGATTCATATCTTTATAGACTCTGATGTAGTCGATGTACATTCTCTGCGGGAATTGGGTGGTTTCGTCGGGATAACCCGGCCAGTAGCCTCCCACGGCAACGTTCAGAATGAGGAAGAACGGATGGTCGAAAACCCACTCAAGACCGAGTTCGGCCAGTTCATCCTTGCTGAGGACGTGGTAGAGCTGTCCGTCCACGTACCACTCCACTTCGTCTTCGTCCCACTCGATGGAGAAAATGTGGAAGTCTTCGGAGAAATCAGGAACTCCTTCTGGAAGATGATAGGCAACACCTATACTCGCACCACCAGAATATCCCGGACCGTGTGCTGTTCCATAAACGGTTCTGGTGTCGTGGCCAAGCATTTCCATGATGTCTATCTCACCACAGGTGGGCCATCCGACCTCTCCTATGTTGTTTCCGAGCATCCAGAGAGCGGGCCAGATACCTTTTCCTTTTGGAAGTTTTGCCCTTATTTCGATTTTTCCGTACTTTATTTCGAATTTTCCTTCTGTGGTCATCCTGGCTGAGGTGTAGTCGTAGGTTCCGTACTCATCGGAAACCTGTTCTTTTCTTGCCTCAATCACAAGACAGCCGTTCTCAACGAACGCGTTTTCGTCTGTATAGTACTCGAGTTCCCCGTTACCCCAGCCTGGAATACCTTTTGCATGACCGTTTCCTATCTCGAAGTTCCAGATGTTCGGATCGATAACACCGTCATCGAACTCCTGACTCCAAACGAGCTGCCAGTCTTCCACTTTGTCTTCATCCTCCTCGGTGTAGATTTCGTTTTCCTCACCGCTTACCTCGAGAACACCGATGTCCTCCATCACTACGTCGTCTATCCAGACCGTGCCGGTATACCTTCCAAGCTGAAACTCGAAACGAGCATTTTCATCGGTCTCCTGTCTCATGACGAATTCGAACTCGTACTTCTGCCAATCTGTTCCGAGCTCGAAGACCATGCCGCCGGATTCGTCGGTACCGGGGTTGTACGCGGTCCATCCTCTTCCGGCCGTTCCTCCTATCTTCACCCCGATGTTCTTTTGAGAGGAAGCCTTGGCTCGGAAAGAAACTCTGTACTTGTGGAGTTTCTCAACACGTATGGGAGCCTGTATGATCTGAACCGACCAGGTGTGATCTCCTCCGTTTGTTATCTCAACCACGAGAACGCCGTTTTCGACTCGAGCCGTTCCCTCACCGTTTGAATTGGTGAAGAATACCCAGTTTCCTCCTGTGTCTATAGAGCCATCCTCTGCGGGTGGGTCTATATCCACACCTGCGATGAGAATTGGTTCATCGAAAGAAGCGTTGCCAAGGATGTTTTGAGCCAGAATGAAAACAGGAAAGAGAAGCAGAGCGAAAACCAGCCTGCTCATCATATTACCCCCTTTTCATGGTTTGAATCTCTTCTCTCCCTCAACCAGAAAAATATCTCTCAACCTTATATCCCTCGAAGATGCACCGACCCTGACCTCGTATTCTCCTGACTCGACAACCCATTCTTTCCCATCGAAACTCGCAAGATCTCTGAGAGGAATTTCCAAGGAGATTTCTTCTGATTCACCCGGGTTCAAAAGTTTTGTTTTGTGAAACGCTTTCAGCTCCTGGAAGGGTTTGTCTATTTTTCCTTTTGGAGCTTTGATGTAGACCTGTGAGACTTCCTTTCCAGCTCTGTCCCCAGTGTTTGTGATCGTGTACGACACTCTGAGCGTCTCACCGTCGATAGCGATTTTTAAATCTTTGTATTCAAACTTTGTGTAAGAGAGGCCGTAGCCGAATTCGTAGGCAGGTTCCACACCGAAGGTGTCGTAGTACCTGTATCCCACGTAGATGTCTTCCTCGTACACCACTCTTTGCGGATTGTCCTTTGGCTCTCCTGGGAACGTCCAGGATGGAACGTCCGAGTAATCCTTCGGGAAGGTCGTTGGAAGTTTTCCGGAGGGATTAATCTTTCCCACAAGAACATCGGCCACTATTCTTCCCATCTCCTGTCCCGCCTGCCAGACGAGAAGAATTCCATCCACAAGGTCTCTCCAGCTTGCGACTTCGATGGGACTTCCGATGTTCAGAAGAACCACAACTTTCTTACCCTGATCGTGGAATTCTTTCGAGACGGTTTTTATGAGTTCCAGCTCGTCATCGGAGAGGTAGAAGTCACCTTTCACCGGCTTTCTGTCGTATCCCTCACCGGAGATCCTACTGATCACAACAACTGCAACATCGTTTTTCTTTGCAGCTTTCTTTATCTCTTTTTCTGAGAGGAAATTCTCTGGGAGTTTCGGTTTTATGACCGTTCCCCAAGAGTCGGTTCTGGGTTTATATTCCTCTGTTTCTCTCATCTTTTTTATGTACTCCTCATAAGTGGAAGCGAGTTCTTCGTCGAACTTCATGTTTCTTTCTTTTATGCCTTCAAGGATAGAGATCGTGTATCTCGGATGGGTGTCTCCACTTCCCGTTCCTCCCTTTATTGTTTCGATTTGACCGGTGCCAAAGACGGCGACATGGGTATTTTCATCGAACGGAAGAACACCGTTGTTCTCAAGAAGGACAACACCCTCCGCACCTGCTTCGTAGGCGACTTCCGCGTGAGATTCGAGATCCGGCTTGTTTGAGTACCTGTACCCTTTGAAGGAAGGCGCGTTCACAAGAACTTTGAGAATGTTTCTCACACACTCATCGAGAACCTCCTCACTCAATTTTCCCTCCTTCAACGCCTCCATGATTTCTTCTATTTCATCTCTTCTTTCTGTGTTCACCTGATACGCTTTCCCAGGCATGATCATATCGTTTCCGGCCTTGAGCTGTTCTACAGGGTTGTCTCCCGCGTACCAGTCGCTCATCACGAAACCGTCAAATCCCCATTCTTCCCTGAGAACCTTCTTCAAAAGCCATTCGTTCTGTGAACAGTATTTTCCATTCAGTTTGTTGTAAGCGCTCATCACGGTCCAGGGTCTTGCTTTCTTGACAGCAATTTCAAAACCTTTCAGATATATTTCTCTGAGGGCTCGCTCGGACACGATCGTGTCCACTACCATCCTGTTCGTTTCCTGGTTGTTCGCGACAAAGTGTTTTATGCAGGCTCCCACCCCTTGAGATTGAACTCCCTTGACAAAGGCTGAAGCCATTTCACCGGAAAGGACAGGATCTTCTGAGTAGTACTCGAAATTCCTTCCACAAAGAGGGTTTCTGTGAATGTTCATCGCAGGTGCAAGAAGCACATCGACACCGTATTCCCTAACTTCTTCTCCCATGGCTTTTCCCACTTCTTCCAGAAGGTCTCTGTTCCAGGTAGAAGCGAGCATGATTTCAACGGGAAATGCCGTCGTGTAGTAAGTGTTTTCATCGTTTTCCCTTGTGGGATTTATTCTGAGTCCTGCGGGACCATCTGCCAGGACAAACGCAGGAATTCCAAGTCTTGGAACGGGATGTGTTTCTCCAGCCGCACCCGCCACTCTGGAATGTGGGTTCCCAAAAAGTCCTGGAAGACCAACCCCCACAACGAGCTTCACCTTTTCCTCTGTAGTTAACTGAGAGAGAATTTCATCGATCCTTTCCATCGTCTTCTTCCCTCCTCTTTTTCTTTTCTCTGACGACAAGAAACACAAGGAAAGGTACTGTGAGTCCGAGGAGTCCTAAATTTAGGTAGAACTCCACTGGCCTCAAGCCACGCCACAGGTAATAAAACAGAACTATCAATTCAAGAACCAGAGCCCAAGAAAAAATGGAGAGAACCGCTTTTGTAAACATCACAGATCCTCCAGTTTCCTGTAAAGCTTCGGGATGCTACCGACGAGGAGCTTGGTGTATTCGTGGGTCGGCTCGAGAACCACTTTGTCTGGGTGTCCCCTTTCCACGATTTCACCGTTCTTCATAACGAAAATGTTGTCGGAAACGTAATAGGCAAGCCCCAGATCGTGTGTGATGAATATGATGGACGTTCCTTGTTCCTCTCTGAGCTCTTCGAGGAGTTTTATGATACCTCCTCTGGAGGAAGCGTCTATCATGGATGTGGGTTCGTCCGCTACGATCAAAAGAGGCCTCAAGATCCAGCATCTTGCTATCATGATTCTTTGTTTCTGTCCACCAGAAATCTGGTGCGGGTACTTTCCAAGTACATCCTTTGGATCTATTCCCACTCTGAAAAGTGACTCCTTTATGAGTTCGAGCGCTTCTTTCTTGTTTGAAGGCTTGTTCTCGAGAAGACTTATGGCCTGCCAGAGAGTTCTCTCGACTGGATAGAAGGGATTGTAACTCGCAAAAGGATCCTGGAAAACCGCGTGGACCTTCCTTCTGAATTCAACCAGAGATTCCCTGTCCTTTATATCTTTCCAGATATCTTTACCTTCAAAGTAGATTTCACCGGAGGTAGGGGGAAGGAGCCTCAGTATCATCTTTGCGGTGGTTGTTTTTCCGGAACCGCTTTCTCCAACGAGTGAAACGATTTCTTTCTCCTTCACCTCAAAAGAAACATTCTTCACCGCCTCTATACGACGCTTGGAGAAGAATCCAAGTGAGAAGATCTTTGTAAGGTTCTTCACGACGAGCCTGCTCATGCTCTCTCCTCCATGTAAAGCCAGCATGCAACTCTTCTTCCTGGTTCTATCTCCGTTAGCGGTGGTTCTTTTTCTTTACAGACATCCATCGCGTGAGGGCATCTAGGATGGAATCTGCAGCCAGATGGAGGATTTATGAGATTGGGTGGAGCTCCAGGAATGGTGGTGATTCCTCTCTTTTTCACCTCTGGTTCTGGAGTGAGAACCGAATTGAAAAGCCCCTGGGTGTAAGGATGAAGCGGTTTTTCCAGGAGACTTTCCACAGGTGCGAACTCAACTATCTTTCCAGCGTACATGATGATCATTCTGTCTGCGATCTGCCTTACAGTCGCTATGTCATGGGTGATGAAGATTATGCTCTTCACGATTCCTTGGCGTTTCATCTGCATCAGGACTTTCAAAAGAACCTTTTGATTCACAACATCCAGAGCGGAAGTTGGCTCATCAGCTATGAGAAGGCTCGGATTCAATATAGTTGCGATCGCTATCACGGCTCTTTGTCTCATTCCACCACTTAGTTCAAAAGGATACCTTTTAATCCAAAGTGGATCGAGCCCTACCTCTTCAAATCTTCTTCTGGCTTTATCCAAAAGTTCCTCTTCGTCTATTCCGTGCGATTCCGCAAGATGCCTCACATACTTTTCCATCCTGATGGTGGGCATCAGTGCGTTCATCGCTGCCTGGGGTATTATCGTTATCTCTTTTCCCCAGAATTTTCTTTTCACTTCGTCTCTTGTCATGGACGACAGCTCCACAAACTCTCCGTTAACTCTCAGAAATATCTTTCCATCAACGAGTGTCAACGGCTTTACCATGTTCATGAAGATCACGTTCGAGAGAGTTGTCTTTCCACAACCAGATTCACCGACAACCCCTATAACTTCGTCTTCCAGTATTTCAAAAGACAAACCATCCACAGCTTTGACAGAAACCTTTTCCAGTTTATAGTAGGCCCTCACATTTTCTGCTTTCAAAAGTATTTCTTTCATTCTTCACTCCTCCCTCAAGCGTGGATTGAAGACTTCATCCATTGCAGTACTGATGACCAGCAGAGAAGCAGTGACAGCCACAATGGCGAGTCCTGGTGGCACGAACCACCACCACAGACCTCTTCTCACTGCCTCCATGAGAACTGCCCACTGGAGCATGATTCCAAGGGAGATTCCCTGGGTGGGACCGAGCCCTATCAAGCTCAGACCTGCTTCTCCCATGATTCCTCCGTTTATGAAAAGAACAAAGGACATGAAGGCGTAAGTTGCGATCGTTGGGATGAGGTCTTCTATCACCAGTCTGAGATCGGAATAGCCGGCCATAACAGAAAGGTACACGTACTCCCTCGACATCACACTCATGAGCTGTGCTCTTATCGCTCTTGCGAACCAGGGCCACTGGAATAGACCCAAGATGACTGCGACCATTTCAACACTTCGTACCTTCAAATAACTCGCTATCAGAATAGCTATGAGTATCGAAGGAGTTGTAAGGACGATGTTTGTTATTCCCATCAATACATCATCCACAATACCCCTTTTCACGGCGGAGAAACTTCCTATGATCGTACCTATCACAAGCGAGATGATTGCAGCCAGAAAACCGATGTAAAGCGAAGAACGAATTCCATGAAGCAGTTGTGCAAGAACGTCTCTACCGTACGTATCCGTTCCGAGAGGATGCGCACTGGAAGGAGGTTGCTCGTAATCCCAGGTCATTTCAGTAGGATCTACTCTGTAGAACATTGGTCCAAAAATTCCCAGGAAGAGAAAGAAGAGAAAAATCGAAAAGCCTATTATGAACTTTTTGTTTTTGAAAAGTGGTCTTATCATCGTTCGAAACATATTTTATGCCTCCTGTCCCAGTCTTATTCTTGGATCTATCAGAGCGTAAAGGAAATCCACAATGAAGTTGGCGAGATAGATAGAGGCAATAAGAATCACAAAGATTCCCTGAATCAATGGATAATCGAGTGTAGTCAAAGCCCTGAAGAGTAGATATCCCGTTCCAGGGTAATTGAACACGATCTCAGTGATGAGGGCTCCTCCCAGAACCCCTCCCAAGCTCAAAGCGAGTCCTGTAATCTGCGGGAGGAGGGAGTTTCTGAAGACATACTTGAAAATTCTCTTGTCTTTCATACCAAGATATTCAGAAAACATTGCGTAATCGCTTCCAAGCTCGTATATCACCATGAGTCTCATTCCTATCGCCCATCCACCCATCGCAGAAACGACGATGGATGCGAAGGGCATTATGTAGTGCTTCAAAACATCGACGAAGAACGACCAGCTCAGGTTCGGTATCGTTCCCTGAGAATAAGCCCCTTGAACAGGAAGCCAGCCGAGTTTAACTCCAAAAAGAAAGATGAATATCATTCCAAGCCAGTAATACGGGATCTGAGAAACTATCAGGGAAGTTGTAAGGACTCCCTTGTCAATCCATGTGTTTCTTTTGTAAGCTGCCAGAGCACCAAGGCTGTTACCTAGAATCCAGGCAACTATAGTTGCTGGAAGAAGAAGAATCAGTGTCCACGGAATGACTGGAATGATCAGGTCAATGACTTTCCTGGGGTAGAAAGTAATGGATGTTCCAAGATCTCCTCGAAGTGCCTTGGTGATGAATTCGAAATACTGAACGTACCAGGGTTTCCCGAGACCAAATTCTTCCATCAAAGTTCTTTCTGCAGCTCTTATAGCTTCTGGATTAGCCTGGGCGACTCTGGAAAGACCAGAGAGAATCTGAGATAAAGGATTCCCGGGAATCGCTCTTGGAAGTATAAACACAATAGTGGTTGCCACTATGTAGGTAACAAGCAGGAAGATGAAACGTCTCAAAAGGTACTTGAACATCGATTTCGATCCCATTCAATTCTCACTCCCCACTCTGTTTTTGTGGAACCCGGCCCCGAAGTGGGGCCGGGAAAAGATCACATAGTCGCTTTCTGGAGATCTTCGAAGATCTTTGCGGTGGGTATCTCGATTCCTCCTTCATCAACCGTTCCAAGCCAGGACGGTACGGGCTGTGGATCGCTCTTCTTGGAGATGATGAAGAGAGTCGGCCAGGCGTCCGCGTGCCATGGAGAAGGTCTGAACCAGGCTGGATTGTCCTCGCTCGGCCAGTTGATCCAGTACTTCGTCGAGTATTCGTACCAGTGAGCCGTGTAGAACGCGGGTATGCTCGGCATGTCTCTGTAGATGATCTGCTGGATTCTGAAGTACGCCTGTTTCCTCACCTCAGGATCGAGTGTAGAAACTGCTTTGTCGAGGAGTTCGACTACTTCATCGTTGTCGTACCTTTCCCAGTCTCCGGCCCACGTGACTTCACCGACTGGTTTGGAAAGTCTCTTATCAAGAACGAATCTGTAGATGTTGAACGGATGATCGAAGCTTGGTCCAACACTCCAGGATATGATGAGGTCGAACGTTCCCTTCGTCATCCTGTCCGCCCACACGGAGAAGTCCGGAAATTCTGTTTTCACATCGATACCTATGCTTCTCAGATTCTTTGCGATCATTTCACACATCATCATCCAGTCGGTCCAGCCGTACGGAACAGATATCGTGTACGGACCAAGTTTTGTGCCATCGGGTCCCACTCTCACACCGTCAGGTCCTTTCTTGTATCCTGCCTCGTCCAAGATCTTGTTTGCCATATCGAGATCGAATGGGATTCTTCCATCTTCAGTTCCAAAGGTCTTCTTCGCAAGCTCGTAGTCGATATACTGTTTGTACGGTTCGAAGAGATCAATCACCATGGACGGATGAGCCTGGCTTCCATAACCGAAGTAAGCCTTTTTGAGCATTTCGTTGTACGGAATAGCGTAAGCAATCGCTTTTCTCACAGCTGGGTCGCTCAAACCAGGTTTGGTATTGTTTACGTACACGAATCCCACACCGTCGGGAATGAAGTAAGGTTCCTTTTTGTACCACGTTCCAACCGGAAGGCCTTTCTTCTCCCACAGTTCCCAGACACTCGGAATGAAGAGTCCGTTCCAGTCAATGTCGCCTCTTTCGAACGCGAGACTGGCACTCGGGTTGTCCTTGTAAATGACGTGAGCCAGATACTTGGGTCTTGGGAGTCCAAAGATGTCCTTGCCCCACCAGTCGTCAACTCTCTGATACACAACGATGTTCGGGTCGTAGTAGTAGAGTTTGTAAGGACCAGAAACAACCTGTTCTTCAGGTTTGTCGTTGATCCAGTCTTTTATGTTCATCTGTGCTCTGATCCTTTCGTAGACGTGTTTGGGCATCGGTTGTGCACCGAGGGAGTAGGAAAGGAACTGGAAGTAATTGAGATTCTCTTCTTTCGCCTTGAATTCAACCACTTTTGTGTCAACAGCTTTCACGTACTCGATGTAGGTATCCCATCCACCGCCGGGACCTATTCCGAGTTCTTTGGTGAGCTCCAGAGCGTAGACAAAATCATCTGCGGTGATAGGCACCCCATCGCTCCATCTTGCTTCAGGTCTGATGTAGATCCTCAGAGTTTTGTCGTCCACGAATTCGTATCTTTCTGCGATGACAGGAATCCAAGCGTCTCTTCCAAGGTCGTACTGGAACGCCGGGAGGTACATGAACTGATCAGTACCCCATGTGGACTGCGGTGCATAGAGATTCCAGGTGGTTGCAGGACCCCAGAGGGCTCCTCCGATGTAGACTGTGTCTTCACGTGGCAGAGACACCTGCGCCATCAAACTGGAAAGAACCAGAAGAGCCAGTAACAGTACAAGTGACTTTCTCATACCCACACCTCCTTTGTATATGGATAAAGGTTAAGTTATTTGTCTCAGAAACTCTTCTATCGCCAGAACATTTCCTCCAACAAGGGACGGTGAAATTTCCTTGAAAATGGTATCTCTTATGAGAACATTGGCAATTTCTCTGTCTGTTATCTTTTCAAGTTCTCTTTTTATAAAAGAACCAAATGTGTCCCAGAGATCGTTGACAACACCGCCGAGTACTATCACGCCGGGATTCAGAAAGTAGATGATGTTCTTCAAAACAACTGCTACATGTTGAAGAAATTCTTCCATTGTTTCTTTCACGTTCTTTTCCCCTGAAAACCATAACCTTTTGATGTATCGGAACTTCTCATCCAGCGATTCTCCCTGAAGTTCCACAAATTTTTCCATCCTTTCCACGAGTTTTGATATGGAGAGAAACTCCTCCACTTCTTTTCCATTTTTTACATCGAGGACAACATGACCTATTTCTCCAGCAGCGAAATTTTCTCCTCTAACGATTTTTCCGTTCACCGAAATCGCTCCACCGATTCCTTCACCGAAATAGAGAAAGAAGGCAACATCACTTTCCTTTACATCCTGAGAAAAGAATTCTTCAGCCAACAGCGAAAGGTTGGAATCGTTTTCCACCAGAACTTCCAGATCCAGATTTCCAAACTCTCTCCGAAAATCAATGTTTCTCCATCCAAGGTTCGGTGCATGAATCAAAAACTTACTTTCCGTGTTCACAATACCTGGAAGAGAAAACACCACTTTCGATATGTTTTTGTTCAGAACATGGCTTTTGAGAATATTTTCATAAGAAGAAGTGACTCTTTGTTTGAATTCATCAAAATCCTTTGGAGTAGAGAACCTCTCAATTATTCTCCATGCACCATCCAGAAAACCAACTGCAACCAGCGTCTCAAGTACTTCTACGTTGTATATGATGGATGTGATGAAAGATCTTGTTGGCCCGTAAGTTACGGCTTTTCTGCGGCGACCAGTCGCTGTTCCCTTTTCTTCTACCAATCCCTCATTCACCAGTTCTTCAATGATTCTCCATATTGCACTCTGGGCGAGTCCTGTTTTTCTGGCGATTTCCACCCTGCTGTGCGGTCCGCTCTCTATCAGATACCTAAGGACCATCTTTTTGTTTTCTCTTTTCATGGATTTTGGATTCAGCTTTTTATGCACTCCATATTCCTCCTGCTTCTTATCTATCTTCCTCAGAAAGAAATTATAACGATATGACTCAAAAAGTACAAACACGAGTAATACTCATTTTTTATGATTATGAGTGAATAACAGGAATTATTTCGAATTATAGTTCAAATTCTAATATTTTCTTTGAGTTACAACTGATTTTATTCCCGATGCTCTTTCCAAGGAGCTCAAGACATTCTCAAAGTGAGAAGAATGTGTGTAACAAAAAATCCATCGAAATCATAAGTTATTGACTCCATGTAATGATCGGTTGCCGTTATTTTTTGTTAAAATTACAACATATCGAAGTGAATTCTGCATCAAAGGGGGTATAATCACGAGAAGAGGAATGCTGTTTTTTATTTTCATGGGAATTCTTTCTATACTCTTTGCGCAGGAGGATGTTACTGTGAAGAGTGTAACTCTTATTACAAAAGTCTTTCCGGAAGGTGAAAAAGTCTGTGCGGTCGTCATCGAATATCCCGTTGAGATCGATGGTCAGAAACTCTCACCGGATCAGTTCTCGGTGAAAGTGAAAACTGGCGATACCTACTCTTCAAGAACGATTACAAAAGTCTACGCAAACAACAGCGGAGGTCTCTCTTTCAGCATTTTCAACAACCGTGGAAAGTACGTTGTTCTGGAACTCTCCACCGAAGATTTACACTCAAACACCATTGTTTTCGGGCCTAATTTTCTCAACACCCGCATGAAACTGGACTACATTGTTTCACAGCTTGTTCCCATTTTTGACGTAGACGGGAACGAAGTGGAACCTTTTACGTCGAAACAAACGGATGAGAAACATCTCATCATCGATGATTTCCTCGCATTCACTTTCAAAGACCCAGAAACAGGTGTTGAGATACCTTACAGGTTGTTTGTTCCAAAAGATGTGAATCCTGACAGAAAATACCCGCTGGTTGTCTTCCTGCATGGCGCGGGAGAAAGGGGAACAGACAACTATCTGCAAGTTGCTGGAAATCGTGGAGCGGTTGTCTGGGCCCAGCCGAGATACCAGGTGGTTCATCCGTGTTTCGTCCTCGCACCGCAGTGCCCCCCAAACAGCAGCTGGTCCACACTCTTCACTGACAGGGAAAATCCTTTCAACCCAGAAAAACCCCTTCTTGCGGTGATAAAGATCATTAGAAAACTTCTTGACGAATACAACATAGATGAGAATCGAATCTACATCACCGGGCTTTCGATGGGAGGCTACGGCACCTGGACTGCCATCATGGAATTTCCTGAACTCTTCGCAGCCGCTATACCGATATGCGGTGGAGGAGATGTCAGCAAAGTCGAGAGAATAAAGGACATACCCATCTGGGTTTTCCACGCAGAAGACGACCCTGTTGTCCCGGTGGAGAATTCGCGTGTTCTTGTGAAAAAATTGGCGGAGATTGGTGGGAAGGTCAGATATACCGAGTACGAGAAAGGTTTCATGGAGAAACACGGGTGGGATCCACACGGATCGTGGATACCTACCTACGAGAATCAAGAAGCCATAGAGTGGCTGTTTGAACAAAGTAGATAGTTGTGGTAGAATTTAAGTGAAAAATCATACACCTCAAGAGAGCCCTGCTGGGCTCTCTTTTTAATTCTCAAAAAAGGAGGGATTCACATGCCAGCGAAGGTTTATTTCACAGACATGACAACCAACCCAAACATGAACATGCTTCAAAAGTTAGAACTTCTTTTGAAGAAAGTGGAACTGGAGAAAATCATCGAAAAAGACAAGTTCGTGGCTGTAAAACTCCATTTCGGTGAATACGGAAACCTCGCATTCATAAGACCCCAGTACGTGAAAATCATTGTGGACCAGATCAAGAAACTGGGTGGAAAACCTTTCCTCACCGACGCGAACACGCTCTACACCGGCCACAGATCGAACGCTGTGGATCATCTGATAAACGCCTACCTGAACGGCTTCACCTACGAGGTGACGGGAGCTCC contains the following coding sequences:
- a CDS encoding ABC transporter permease, coding for MFRTMIRPLFKNKKFIIGFSIFLFFLFLGIFGPMFYRVDPTEMTWDYEQPPSSAHPLGTDTYGRDVLAQLLHGIRSSLYIGFLAAIISLVIGTIIGSFSAVKRGIVDDVLMGITNIVLTTPSILIAILIASYLKVRSVEMVAVILGLFQWPWFARAIRAQLMSVMSREYVYLSVMAGYSDLRLVIEDLIPTIATYAFMSFVLFINGGIMGEAGLSLIGLGPTQGISLGIMLQWAVLMEAVRRGLWWWFVPPGLAIVAVTASLLVISTAMDEVFNPRLREE
- a CDS encoding ABC transporter permease yields the protein MGSKSMFKYLLRRFIFLLVTYIVATTIVFILPRAIPGNPLSQILSGLSRVAQANPEAIRAAERTLMEEFGLGKPWYVQYFEFITKALRGDLGTSITFYPRKVIDLIIPVIPWTLILLLPATIVAWILGNSLGALAAYKRNTWIDKGVLTTSLIVSQIPYYWLGMIFIFLFGVKLGWLPVQGAYSQGTIPNLSWSFFVDVLKHYIMPFASIVVSAMGGWAIGMRLMVIYELGSDYAMFSEYLGMKDKRIFKYVFRNSLLPQITGLALSLGGVLGGALITEIVFNYPGTGYLLFRALTTLDYPLIQGIFVILIASIYLANFIVDFLYALIDPRIRLGQEA
- a CDS encoding ABC transporter substrate-binding protein; this translates as MRKSLVLLLALLVLSSLMAQVSLPREDTVYIGGALWGPATTWNLYAPQSTWGTDQFMYLPAFQYDLGRDAWIPVIAERYEFVDDKTLRIYIRPEARWSDGVPITADDFVYALELTKELGIGPGGGWDTYIEYVKAVDTKVVEFKAKEENLNYFQFLSYSLGAQPMPKHVYERIRAQMNIKDWINDKPEEQVVSGPYKLYYYDPNIVVYQRVDDWWGKDIFGLPRPKYLAHVIYKDNPSASLAFERGDIDWNGLFIPSVWELWEKKGLPVGTWYKKEPYFIPDGVGFVYVNNTKPGLSDPAVRKAIAYAIPYNEMLKKAYFGYGSQAHPSMVIDLFEPYKQYIDYELAKKTFGTEDGRIPFDLDMANKILDEAGYKKGPDGVRVGPDGTKLGPYTISVPYGWTDWMMMCEMIAKNLRSIGIDVKTEFPDFSVWADRMTKGTFDLIISWSVGPSFDHPFNIYRFVLDKRLSKPVGEVTWAGDWERYDNDEVVELLDKAVSTLDPEVRKQAYFRIQQIIYRDMPSIPAFYTAHWYEYSTKYWINWPSEDNPAWFRPSPWHADAWPTLFIISKKSDPQPVPSWLGTVDEGGIEIPTAKIFEDLQKATM
- a CDS encoding ROK family transcriptional regulator, coding for MHKKLNPKSMKRENKKMVLRYLIESGPHSRVEIARKTGLAQSAIWRIIEELVNEGLVEEKGTATGRRRKAVTYGPTRSFITSIIYNVEVLETLVAVGFLDGAWRIIERFSTPKDFDEFKQRVTSSYENILKSHVLNKNISKVVFSLPGIVNTESKFLIHAPNLGWRNIDFRREFGNLDLEVLVENDSNLSLLAEEFFSQDVKESDVAFFLYFGEGIGGAISVNGKIVRGENFAAGEIGHVVLDVKNGKEVEEFLSISKLVERMEKFVELQGESLDEKFRYIKRLWFSGEKNVKETMEEFLQHVAVVLKNIIYFLNPGVIVLGGVVNDLWDTFGSFIKRELEKITDREIANVLIRDTIFKEISPSLVGGNVLAIEEFLRQIT
- a CDS encoding prolyl oligopeptidase family serine peptidase, whose protein sequence is MKSVTLITKVFPEGEKVCAVVIEYPVEIDGQKLSPDQFSVKVKTGDTYSSRTITKVYANNSGGLSFSIFNNRGKYVVLELSTEDLHSNTIVFGPNFLNTRMKLDYIVSQLVPIFDVDGNEVEPFTSKQTDEKHLIIDDFLAFTFKDPETGVEIPYRLFVPKDVNPDRKYPLVVFLHGAGERGTDNYLQVAGNRGAVVWAQPRYQVVHPCFVLAPQCPPNSSWSTLFTDRENPFNPEKPLLAVIKIIRKLLDEYNIDENRIYITGLSMGGYGTWTAIMEFPELFAAAIPICGGGDVSKVERIKDIPIWVFHAEDDPVVPVENSRVLVKKLAEIGGKVRYTEYEKGFMEKHGWDPHGSWIPTYENQEAIEWLFEQSR